Proteins encoded by one window of Kribbella italica:
- the glgC gene encoding glucose-1-phosphate adenylyltransferase gives MAKAPRVLGIVLAGGEGKRLMPLTADRAKPAVPFGGSYRLIDFVLSNLVNAGIRSLCVLTQYKSHSLDRHVTITWRMSTFLGNYVTCVPAQQRLGPQWYQGSADAIYQSMNLINDAKPDIIVVFGADHVYRMDASQMVADHIARGNGVTVAGIRVPRAEASEFGVIKTADDGHTIAEFLEKPADPPGLPDSPDETFASMGNYVFSADVLVEALRKDAANPASRHDMGGDIVPMLVAEGKAGVYDFKDNDVPGALERDRSYWRDVGSLDSYHEAHMDLVSVQPVFNLYNSDWPIFTSHPQLPGAKFTDHATVSESIICQGSIVSGAVVDHSVLGSNVIVAVGAHVERAVIMDNCKIGAGAVLKNVILDKNVEIPPGVEIGVDPEHDRARGFTVSKGGVTVLGKGQVVDPPAAVAEPADEALEA, from the coding sequence ATGGCGAAGGCACCCAGAGTTCTCGGAATCGTGCTGGCCGGCGGCGAGGGGAAGCGGCTGATGCCGCTGACGGCGGACCGGGCCAAACCGGCCGTGCCGTTCGGCGGGAGTTATCGCCTGATCGACTTCGTGCTGTCCAACCTGGTCAACGCGGGCATCCGCAGCCTGTGCGTGCTGACCCAGTACAAGTCGCACTCGCTGGACCGCCACGTCACGATCACCTGGCGGATGTCGACCTTCCTGGGCAACTACGTCACCTGCGTCCCGGCGCAGCAGCGGCTCGGCCCGCAGTGGTACCAGGGCAGCGCCGACGCGATCTACCAGTCGATGAACCTGATCAACGACGCCAAGCCCGACATCATCGTGGTGTTCGGCGCCGACCACGTGTACCGGATGGACGCCTCGCAGATGGTCGCCGACCACATCGCGCGCGGCAACGGCGTGACGGTCGCCGGGATCCGGGTGCCGCGGGCCGAGGCGTCGGAGTTCGGCGTGATCAAGACCGCCGACGACGGCCACACGATCGCGGAGTTCCTGGAGAAGCCGGCCGACCCGCCGGGCCTGCCGGACTCGCCCGACGAGACGTTCGCCTCGATGGGCAACTACGTGTTCTCGGCCGACGTCCTGGTCGAGGCGCTGCGCAAGGACGCCGCGAACCCGGCCAGCCGGCACGACATGGGCGGCGACATCGTCCCGATGCTGGTTGCCGAGGGCAAGGCCGGGGTCTACGACTTCAAGGACAACGACGTACCGGGTGCGCTCGAGCGCGACCGCTCGTACTGGCGCGACGTCGGTTCGCTGGACTCGTACCACGAGGCGCACATGGACCTGGTCTCGGTGCAGCCGGTGTTCAACCTGTACAACTCCGACTGGCCGATCTTCACCTCGCACCCGCAGCTGCCGGGCGCGAAGTTCACCGACCACGCGACCGTCAGCGAGTCGATCATCTGTCAGGGCTCGATCGTGTCCGGCGCGGTCGTCGACCACTCGGTGCTCGGGTCGAACGTGATCGTTGCCGTCGGCGCGCACGTCGAGCGCGCGGTGATCATGGACAACTGCAAGATCGGCGCCGGCGCCGTGCTGAAGAACGTGATCCTGGACAAGAACGTGGAGATCCCACCGGGAGTGGAGATCGGCGTCGATCCCGAGCACGACCGGGCGCGCGGGTTCACCGTGTCCAAGGGCGGGGTCACCGTGCTCGGCAAGGGCCAGGTGGTCGACCCGCCGGCCGCCGTCGCCGAGCCCGCGGACGAGGCCCTCGAGGCGTGA
- a CDS encoding 2-hydroxymuconic semialdehyde dehydrogenase, translating into MTTLWRPELLTGVVTEPGLLRNFVDGSFVESASTFAKLSPVTGAHIFDVCEADESTVDAAVGAASAALKGPWGRMSEQERAAVLRRVADELERRFDDLVAAEVGDTGKSISQARTLDIPRGAANFRAFADFATTTPTESYTTTLPDGRRALNYAVRKPAGVVAIIVPWNLPLLLLTWKVAPALACGNTVVVKPSEETPASATVLAEVMAAAGVPDGVFNLVHGFGPSSAGEFLTTHPGVDAITFTGESSTGSAIAKAAADGVKAVSFELGGKNAGLVFADADLDAAIDGSVRSVFTNGGQVCLCTERLYVERPVYDEFCARLAARAEALTFGWPSDEATVNMPLISQDHRTKVLSYYDLARAEGATVLAGGGVPSFGDARDNGCYVQPTVVTGLAADARTNTEEVFGPICHVAPFDTEDEAFALANHSKYGLAATVWTRDVGRAHRAGAALDVGLVWVNTWFLRDLRTPFGGMKLSGLGREGGTHSVDFYSDLTNVCVELT; encoded by the coding sequence GTGACCACCTTGTGGCGCCCTGAGCTGTTGACCGGGGTGGTGACCGAGCCCGGGTTGTTGCGGAACTTCGTCGACGGCTCCTTTGTCGAGAGTGCTTCGACGTTCGCCAAGCTCAGTCCGGTCACCGGGGCGCACATCTTCGACGTGTGCGAGGCGGACGAGTCGACCGTGGACGCGGCGGTCGGGGCTGCTTCCGCTGCGTTGAAAGGCCCCTGGGGCCGAATGAGCGAGCAGGAGCGGGCCGCCGTACTGCGTCGCGTCGCCGACGAGCTGGAGCGGCGGTTCGACGATCTGGTGGCCGCCGAGGTGGGCGACACCGGGAAGTCGATCAGCCAGGCGCGCACGCTCGACATCCCGCGGGGCGCGGCCAACTTCCGGGCGTTCGCCGACTTCGCGACGACCACGCCGACCGAGTCCTACACGACCACGCTCCCGGACGGCCGCCGGGCGCTGAACTACGCCGTCCGCAAGCCCGCCGGCGTCGTCGCGATCATCGTGCCCTGGAACCTCCCGCTCCTGCTGCTCACCTGGAAGGTCGCGCCGGCGCTGGCCTGTGGCAACACCGTCGTGGTGAAGCCGTCCGAGGAGACGCCGGCGTCGGCGACCGTGCTCGCCGAGGTGATGGCCGCGGCCGGCGTACCGGACGGTGTCTTCAACCTCGTGCACGGCTTCGGCCCGTCGTCGGCGGGGGAGTTCCTGACCACGCATCCCGGCGTCGACGCGATCACCTTCACCGGCGAGTCCTCGACCGGCTCCGCGATCGCCAAGGCCGCGGCCGACGGCGTCAAGGCGGTCTCGTTCGAGCTCGGCGGCAAGAACGCCGGCCTGGTCTTCGCCGACGCCGACCTCGACGCGGCGATCGACGGCTCGGTCCGCTCGGTGTTCACCAACGGCGGCCAGGTCTGCCTGTGCACCGAACGCCTGTACGTCGAACGCCCGGTCTACGACGAGTTCTGCGCCCGCCTGGCCGCTCGCGCCGAGGCGTTGACCTTCGGCTGGCCGTCCGACGAGGCGACGGTGAACATGCCGCTGATCTCCCAGGACCACCGGACGAAGGTCCTGTCGTACTACGACCTGGCCCGCGCCGAGGGCGCGACGGTGCTGGCCGGAGGTGGCGTCCCGTCCTTCGGCGACGCCCGCGACAACGGTTGTTACGTGCAACCGACGGTCGTCACCGGCCTGGCCGCGGACGCCCGGACGAACACCGAGGAGGTGTTCGGACCGATCTGCCACGTCGCGCCGTTCGACACCGAGGACGAGGCGTTCGCCCTGGCCAACCACAGCAAGTACGGGCTGGCGGCAACGGTCTGGACCCGCGACGTCGGCCGCGCCCACCGCGCCGGCGCGGCGCTGGACGTCGGCCTGGTCTGGGTCAACACCTGGTTCCTCCGCGACCTGCGGACGCCGTTCGGCGGCATGAAGCTGTCGGGTCTCGGCCGTGAAGGGGGCACCCACTCGGTCGACTTCTACTCCGACCTCACCAACGTCTGCGTCGAGCTGACCTGA
- the kynU gene encoding kynureninase has translation MSADSGEPARPGSEAEAFALDAGDPGHRELFDVPPVDDGYYPDVAYFAGNSLGLRPRATRGELLADLDSWAALGVEGHLEAERPWLPYHELLTAPAARLVGGLPSETVVMNSLTVNLHLLMVSFYRPTAERFKIVIEDSAFPSDSYAVRSQARFHGLDPDDAIVRLRPRDGEDTLRTEDVVGKLGPDTALVLLGGVNYLTGELMDIPAITAAGHAAGAVVGWDLAHAAGNVPLRLHDWDVDFAAWCSYKYLNSGPGALAGAYVHERHHGGDLPRFEGWWSTEPATRFEMAPESRPPRSADAWQVSNPPIFAMSPVRTSYELFDKVGMDVLRARSLRLTAYLERLLADVTVGRPLQVITPADPARRGAQLSIRVGGGLRAGELCKTLRFEYGVIADAREPDVVRLAPVPLYSLYHDCWRAAQALAAAVPETA, from the coding sequence GTGAGCGCGGACAGCGGAGAACCGGCGCGCCCCGGCTCGGAGGCCGAGGCGTTCGCGCTGGACGCCGGGGATCCGGGGCATCGCGAGCTGTTCGACGTACCGCCGGTGGACGACGGGTACTACCCGGACGTCGCGTACTTCGCGGGGAACTCGCTCGGGCTGCGTCCGAGAGCGACGCGCGGGGAGCTGCTCGCCGACCTCGACTCCTGGGCCGCCTTGGGCGTCGAAGGGCATCTGGAGGCCGAGCGCCCCTGGTTGCCGTACCACGAGTTGCTGACGGCACCGGCCGCCCGGCTCGTCGGTGGGCTGCCGAGCGAGACGGTGGTGATGAACTCACTCACCGTCAACCTGCACCTGCTGATGGTCTCGTTCTACCGGCCGACCGCCGAGCGCTTCAAGATCGTCATCGAGGACTCGGCGTTCCCGTCCGACAGCTACGCCGTCCGGTCGCAGGCGCGTTTCCACGGGCTCGATCCGGACGACGCGATCGTCCGCCTCAGGCCCCGCGACGGTGAGGACACGCTGCGCACCGAGGACGTCGTCGGCAAGCTCGGCCCGGACACCGCGCTCGTGCTGCTCGGCGGCGTCAACTACCTCACCGGCGAGCTGATGGACATCCCGGCGATCACCGCGGCCGGCCACGCCGCCGGCGCGGTCGTCGGCTGGGACCTGGCGCATGCCGCGGGCAACGTTCCGCTGCGGCTGCACGACTGGGACGTGGACTTCGCCGCGTGGTGCTCGTACAAGTACCTGAACTCCGGGCCGGGCGCGCTCGCCGGGGCCTACGTGCACGAGCGGCACCACGGTGGCGACCTGCCGCGGTTCGAGGGCTGGTGGAGCACGGAGCCGGCGACGCGGTTCGAGATGGCGCCGGAGTCGCGGCCGCCGCGGTCGGCCGACGCGTGGCAGGTGTCGAACCCGCCGATCTTCGCGATGAGCCCGGTGCGGACGTCGTACGAGCTGTTCGACAAGGTCGGCATGGACGTCCTGCGGGCCCGGAGCCTGCGGCTGACGGCGTACCTGGAGCGGCTGCTCGCGGACGTCACCGTCGGTCGGCCGTTGCAGGTGATCACGCCCGCCGATCCCGCGCGGCGGGGGGCGCAGCTGTCGATCCGCGTGGGTGGCGGGCTGCGCGCGGGGGAGCTGTGCAAGACGCTCCGCTTCGAGTACGGCGTGATCGCCGACGCGCGCGAACCGGACGTCGTCCGGTTGGCACCGGTGCCGTTGTACTCGCTCTACCACGACTGCTGGCGTGCGGCGCAGGCGCTCGCGGCCGCCGTACCCGAGACTGCCTGA
- a CDS encoding S8 family serine peptidase, giving the protein MQVSSSRRRKLTALALLLLVPLQGVVATGPSHATPPVAALPPDLAARLSNGPADFWVRFAAQPDLTAATKATSWKARGETVLKTLQDKANRDQASVIRTLDQARLRYTRLFIDNSIYVHGGTRALADQLAAQNGVVTLAAPRSYALPTLKPAQQINAVNGVEWGLKAIRADRTWTRYGATGQGVVIASIDSGAQFDHPALAGSYRGATSGHDYNWYDPANICGAAPCDNAGHGTHTMGTMVGDDHAGNQVGVAPGATWIAAKGCETNSCSDLSLALSAQWMLAPTKLDGSDPDPARRPNIVNNSWGSAGSGGWYRDFVRQWVAAGIFPAFAAGNDGPGCGSVASEGGYSEAYAVGSVDETGRISSFSARGDAAHDGKPNLSAPGQAIRSSVPGSRYGISSGTSMATPHVSGTVALLWSAAPSLIGDVAATRAVLDASAHDHADDTCGGTAAVNNTYGEGTLDAFDAVSNAPRAAAGLVTGKISDATGKALPNVSVSTPDGNTVTADADGNYKLYLDEGTHDVTLALFGYDTQVLTGLVITRQSTTTKNATLAATPRSTVTGLVRDASGHGWPLYSKVTVEGAPGEWFTNPSTGRFTVDLPAGTTYKVSVQPVYPGYAATTTEIEVGHADVAKDFGVPIDSANCTAPGYDAECQKIRGGLVQGRITDANTRQPVEGATVADGRSRADGFYYAFAPTGTTRLTATKRGYQPLNKSIAVDPDWTIQANVALKAGRLSMTPGTVAATVQLGKATTSQVVITNTGTAPATYKLGESQQGSRIQSLKSNTPVRRTPVTGLTPGRISGPVSGTPAAPAAGSWVGLPDYPSTIQDNVAGWSKGRLYSFGGTLQGYGATTDAYSYDPAALAWKQLAPMPEGRQRPAAGFVDGKYFVVGGWGAQAGAAKKTLIYDPATNLWSTGADNPKPWGATGSAVLDGKLYSIGGCTGDCQSATSDVMVYDPTTNRFSQAASYPEPVSWTSCGGINGRVYCAGGLIDGASGRPVSTKNTYSYDAKANTWTRVADLPVDLWASSHAVANGTLMVSGGAAYDSSVLTNEGFGYDPDLDRWTAIPNATQGVFRGAGACGLYRVGGKSPNFTLPIAESLPGYDDCEEAGSDAPWLSASAPTGTIPAKSSVTVTLTLDGQQVSQPGVYQARLTLGEETPYPAVATDLTLTAQAPASWAKLSGVVSGKQCDGSVVPLPGATIAVDRGTGSWTLTSGADGGYALWVPGSKAKAGLIAALPEYRPASLTVVLRQGAAVVQPVTLQRLGC; this is encoded by the coding sequence GTGCAGGTCTCGTCGTCCCGTCGCCGAAAACTCACCGCCCTCGCCTTGCTGCTCCTGGTCCCGCTCCAGGGAGTTGTTGCCACCGGCCCGTCCCACGCGACGCCGCCGGTCGCCGCCCTGCCGCCCGACCTGGCCGCCCGGCTGTCCAACGGCCCGGCCGACTTCTGGGTACGCTTCGCCGCCCAGCCCGACCTCACCGCGGCCACCAAGGCAACCAGCTGGAAGGCCCGCGGCGAGACGGTCCTCAAAACCCTTCAGGACAAGGCGAACCGGGACCAGGCGAGCGTGATCCGGACGCTCGACCAGGCGCGCCTCCGCTACACGAGACTCTTCATCGACAACTCGATCTACGTGCACGGTGGCACCCGCGCACTCGCCGACCAGCTGGCCGCGCAGAACGGCGTCGTCACGCTGGCGGCCCCGCGAAGCTACGCGCTGCCGACGCTGAAGCCGGCCCAGCAGATCAACGCTGTCAACGGCGTCGAGTGGGGTCTGAAGGCGATCCGTGCCGACCGGACCTGGACCAGGTACGGCGCGACCGGCCAAGGCGTCGTGATCGCGAGCATCGACTCCGGCGCCCAGTTCGACCACCCGGCGCTGGCCGGTTCGTACCGCGGGGCGACGAGCGGCCACGACTACAACTGGTACGACCCCGCGAACATCTGCGGCGCCGCGCCCTGCGACAACGCCGGGCACGGGACGCACACGATGGGCACGATGGTCGGCGACGACCACGCGGGCAACCAGGTCGGTGTCGCCCCGGGCGCCACCTGGATCGCCGCCAAGGGCTGCGAGACCAACAGCTGCAGCGACCTGTCCCTCGCGCTGAGCGCCCAGTGGATGCTCGCCCCGACCAAGCTCGACGGCAGCGACCCGGACCCGGCGCGCCGCCCGAACATCGTCAACAACTCCTGGGGCTCGGCCGGCTCCGGCGGCTGGTACCGCGACTTCGTCCGCCAGTGGGTCGCCGCCGGCATCTTCCCCGCGTTCGCCGCCGGCAACGACGGCCCGGGCTGCGGCTCGGTCGCGAGCGAGGGCGGCTACAGCGAGGCGTACGCCGTCGGCTCGGTCGACGAGACCGGCCGGATCAGCTCGTTCTCCGCGCGCGGGGACGCCGCGCACGACGGCAAGCCCAACCTCAGCGCGCCGGGGCAGGCGATCCGTTCGAGCGTGCCGGGCTCCCGGTACGGGATCAGCAGCGGTACGTCGATGGCGACGCCGCACGTCAGCGGAACGGTCGCCCTGCTCTGGTCGGCGGCGCCCTCGCTGATCGGCGACGTCGCCGCGACCCGCGCCGTCCTCGACGCCTCGGCGCACGACCACGCGGACGACACCTGCGGCGGTACGGCGGCGGTCAACAACACGTACGGCGAGGGCACGCTCGACGCGTTCGACGCCGTCAGCAATGCGCCCCGCGCCGCCGCCGGACTCGTCACCGGCAAGATCTCCGACGCGACCGGCAAGGCGCTCCCGAACGTGTCGGTCAGTACGCCCGACGGCAACACCGTCACGGCGGATGCTGACGGCAACTACAAGCTCTACCTCGACGAGGGCACGCACGACGTCACCCTCGCGCTCTTCGGGTACGACACCCAGGTCCTCACCGGTCTGGTGATCACCCGGCAGAGCACGACGACCAAGAACGCCACCCTGGCCGCGACGCCCCGCTCGACCGTGACCGGCCTGGTCCGCGACGCCTCCGGGCACGGCTGGCCGCTGTACTCGAAGGTGACGGTCGAAGGCGCTCCGGGCGAGTGGTTCACGAACCCGTCCACCGGCCGGTTCACGGTCGACCTCCCCGCCGGTACGACGTACAAGGTGTCCGTGCAGCCGGTCTACCCGGGCTATGCGGCGACCACGACGGAGATCGAGGTCGGCCACGCGGACGTGGCGAAGGACTTCGGCGTCCCGATCGACAGCGCGAACTGCACGGCACCCGGGTACGACGCCGAGTGCCAGAAGATCCGCGGTGGGCTCGTCCAGGGCAGGATCACCGACGCCAACACCCGTCAGCCCGTCGAAGGCGCCACCGTCGCCGACGGCCGATCGAGGGCGGACGGCTTCTACTACGCCTTCGCCCCGACCGGGACCACCCGGCTGACCGCGACCAAGCGGGGCTACCAGCCCCTGAACAAGTCGATCGCCGTCGATCCGGACTGGACGATCCAGGCCAACGTCGCGCTCAAGGCCGGCCGTCTCTCGATGACCCCCGGCACGGTCGCCGCGACCGTCCAGCTGGGCAAGGCGACCACGAGCCAGGTCGTCATCACGAACACCGGCACCGCGCCGGCGACGTACAAGCTGGGCGAGTCCCAGCAGGGCTCCCGGATCCAGAGCCTGAAGAGCAACACCCCCGTACGCCGTACGCCCGTCACGGGCCTGACGCCGGGCCGGATCAGCGGCCCCGTGAGCGGCACTCCAGCCGCGCCGGCCGCGGGCTCGTGGGTCGGGCTGCCCGACTACCCGTCGACGATCCAGGACAACGTGGCCGGCTGGTCGAAGGGCCGGCTGTACTCCTTCGGCGGCACCCTCCAGGGGTACGGCGCGACCACCGACGCGTACTCCTACGACCCAGCGGCCCTCGCCTGGAAGCAGCTCGCGCCGATGCCGGAAGGCCGGCAGCGACCGGCGGCCGGGTTCGTCGACGGCAAGTACTTCGTGGTCGGCGGCTGGGGCGCGCAGGCCGGCGCGGCGAAGAAGACCCTGATCTACGACCCGGCCACGAACCTGTGGAGCACCGGCGCCGACAACCCCAAGCCGTGGGGAGCAACCGGTTCGGCCGTGCTCGACGGGAAGCTGTACTCGATCGGCGGCTGCACGGGCGACTGCCAGAGTGCCACCAGCGACGTGATGGTCTACGACCCCACGACCAACCGGTTCAGCCAGGCGGCGTCGTACCCGGAGCCGGTCTCGTGGACCTCCTGCGGTGGCATCAACGGTCGCGTGTACTGCGCGGGCGGTCTGATCGACGGGGCGAGCGGACGGCCGGTGAGCACCAAGAACACCTACTCGTACGACGCGAAGGCGAACACCTGGACCCGGGTCGCCGACCTCCCGGTCGACCTCTGGGCCAGCAGCCACGCGGTGGCGAACGGCACCCTGATGGTCAGCGGCGGCGCGGCGTACGACTCGTCGGTGCTGACCAACGAGGGCTTCGGCTACGACCCCGACCTCGATCGGTGGACGGCGATCCCCAACGCGACGCAGGGCGTGTTCCGTGGCGCGGGTGCGTGCGGGCTCTACCGCGTCGGAGGAAAGAGCCCGAACTTCACCCTGCCGATCGCCGAGTCTCTTCCGGGGTACGACGACTGCGAGGAGGCCGGCTCGGATGCTCCGTGGCTCAGCGCGTCGGCGCCGACCGGGACCATCCCGGCGAAGTCCAGCGTCACCGTCACTCTCACGCTGGACGGCCAGCAGGTCAGCCAGCCGGGTGTCTACCAGGCGCGGCTGACGCTGGGTGAGGAGACGCCGTACCCGGCCGTTGCGACCGATCTGACCCTCACCGCGCAGGCGCCTGCCAGCTGGGCCAAGCTGTCGGGGGTCGTGAGCGGCAAGCAGTGCGACGGGTCGGTCGTGCCGTTGCCTGGTGCAACCATCGCGGTCGACCGCGGGACCGGTTCGTGGACGCTCACGAGCGGCGCCGACGGTGGCTACGCGCTCTGGGTGCCGGGTAGCAAGGCGAAGGCCGGTCTGATCGCGGCGCTTCCGGAGTACCGGCCGGCCTCACTGACCGTGGTGCTGCGCCAAGGCGCTGCGGTGGTCCAGCCGGTGACGCTGCAACGGCTCGGTTGCTGA
- a CDS encoding GNAT family N-acetyltransferase, with product MPTLTEPTVAVHRSFLAAWDELGPEEQRWMGAHALDEDWTRTQAEDPAEFARLVGRIRSESDERTELPPGLVHQTVLWFTDGDEWLGRLSIRHELTPALLELGGHIGYVVRPSARRQGHAAEMLSQSLPRAAALGIDPALLTCDVGHDASRKVIEAAGGELEDERHGKLRFWVPTRLS from the coding sequence ATGCCAACCCTCACCGAGCCGACTGTCGCCGTTCACCGATCGTTCCTCGCGGCCTGGGACGAGTTGGGGCCGGAGGAGCAGCGGTGGATGGGTGCGCACGCCCTCGACGAGGACTGGACCAGGACCCAGGCCGAGGACCCCGCGGAGTTCGCCCGGCTGGTCGGCCGGATCCGGTCGGAATCAGATGAGCGCACCGAGCTGCCGCCCGGCCTGGTGCATCAGACCGTGCTCTGGTTCACCGACGGCGACGAGTGGCTCGGCCGCCTGTCGATCCGCCACGAGCTCACCCCGGCCCTGCTCGAGCTCGGCGGCCACATCGGGTACGTCGTACGCCCGTCAGCTCGCCGGCAGGGCCATGCGGCCGAGATGCTCAGCCAGTCACTCCCCCGCGCGGCCGCGCTCGGCATCGACCCCGCGCTGCTCACCTGTGACGTCGGCCACGACGCCTCCCGCAAGGTGATCGAGGCGGCCGGCGGCGAGCTGGAGGACGAGCGCCACGGCAAACTGCGTTTCTGGGTGCCCACCCGGCTCAGCTGA
- the glgA gene encoding glycogen synthase, whose amino-acid sequence MKVGILTREYPPDVYGGAGVHVDFLVRELRRLIDVDVHCMGEPRAGATAHSEDDARIAGANAALRVLSTDLTMTAGVGGSDLVHSHTWYANMAGHWAKLLYGVPHVVTAHSLEPRRPWKAEQLGGGYRLSSWAEQTAYEAADAVVAVSRGMRDDVLECYPTIDPAKVHVISNGIDADFYHPDPATHVLDRLGVDLSRPYVTFVGRITRQKGVPHLLRAGLQLDPSVQLVLLAGAADTPELKAETDALIDELKAARDGVFVVSEMLPREDVRQVLTHALAFCCPSVYEPLGIVNLEAMACETAVVASAVGGIPEVVNDGVTGTLVAYDENDVVTFERQLAEGINDLVANPAKAETMGKAGRERAVSEFGWDAVADRTVALYSSLLAQQ is encoded by the coding sequence ATGAAGGTCGGCATCCTGACGCGTGAGTACCCTCCGGACGTGTACGGCGGGGCCGGTGTGCACGTGGACTTCCTGGTCCGCGAGCTGCGCCGCCTGATCGACGTGGACGTGCACTGCATGGGCGAGCCGCGGGCCGGCGCGACCGCGCACTCCGAGGACGACGCCCGGATCGCGGGAGCCAACGCGGCGCTCCGCGTGCTGTCGACGGACCTGACGATGACCGCCGGGGTCGGCGGCAGCGACCTGGTCCACTCCCACACCTGGTACGCGAACATGGCCGGCCACTGGGCCAAGCTCCTGTACGGCGTACCGCACGTGGTGACCGCGCACTCGCTCGAGCCGCGCCGGCCGTGGAAGGCCGAGCAGCTCGGCGGCGGCTACCGGTTGTCGAGCTGGGCCGAGCAGACGGCGTACGAGGCGGCCGACGCCGTCGTCGCGGTCAGCCGGGGCATGCGCGACGATGTCCTGGAGTGCTACCCGACCATCGACCCGGCCAAGGTCCACGTGATCTCGAACGGGATCGACGCGGACTTCTACCACCCGGATCCGGCCACGCACGTGCTCGACCGGCTCGGGGTCGACCTGAGCCGGCCGTACGTGACCTTCGTCGGCCGGATCACCCGGCAGAAGGGCGTGCCGCACCTGCTCCGCGCCGGGCTGCAGCTCGACCCGTCCGTGCAGCTCGTGCTGCTCGCCGGAGCCGCCGACACCCCGGAGCTCAAGGCCGAGACCGACGCGCTCATCGACGAGCTGAAGGCAGCTCGCGACGGTGTGTTCGTCGTGTCGGAGATGCTGCCGCGCGAGGACGTCCGGCAGGTGCTCACGCACGCGCTGGCGTTCTGCTGCCCGTCGGTCTACGAGCCGCTCGGCATCGTCAACCTGGAGGCGATGGCGTGCGAGACCGCCGTCGTCGCGAGCGCGGTCGGCGGCATTCCCGAGGTTGTCAACGACGGCGTCACCGGCACCCTGGTCGCGTACGACGAGAACGACGTGGTCACCTTCGAGCGGCAGCTCGCCGAGGGCATCAACGACCTGGTCGCCAACCCGGCCAAGGCCGAGACGATGGGCAAGGCCGGTCGCGAACGCGCGGTGTCGGAGTTCGGCTGGGACGCGGTCGCGGATCGGACCGTCGCGCTCTACAGTTCACTCCTCGCGCAACAGTAG
- a CDS encoding FAD-dependent oxidoreductase, with protein MTVAIVGAGLTGSLLACFLARRGLSVTLYEKRADPRTGEAERGRSINLAISERGLDALRRIGLDEEVMADALPMKGRMIHPVDGPLDFHSYSASQDRAINSIGRGALNNALLDAAEKAPGVSIVFEHRLVALDSQTGAMGFETPGGLVEVTADVVLGADGAGSAVREQLVGDGSVVDDVDFLDYGYKELSIPSAGGEFVLDPGALHIWPRGTSMMIALPNPDKSFTCTLFWPAGSFDALTTPALILGYFGEHYPDLLPVAPTLVDDYLNNPVGVLGTVHTHPWQAHGRTALIGDAAHAIVPFYGQGANCAFEDVVALDRCLNETSGSWARALPLFEARRRDNTEAIAEMALANFVEMRDKVASPVFRLTKQLEHAVERLLPGHYVSRYELVSFSTTPYAEVRQRVRRQHQLLGVAVALGVGAVGALVRAAVRRR; from the coding sequence ATGACTGTCGCGATCGTTGGAGCCGGGCTGACGGGCAGCCTGCTCGCCTGCTTCCTGGCCCGGCGCGGTCTGTCGGTGACCTTGTACGAGAAGCGCGCCGACCCGCGGACCGGCGAGGCCGAGCGCGGGCGGTCGATCAACCTGGCGATCTCCGAACGCGGGCTGGACGCGTTGCGGCGGATCGGGCTGGACGAGGAGGTGATGGCCGACGCGCTGCCGATGAAGGGCCGGATGATCCACCCGGTCGACGGGCCGCTCGACTTCCACTCCTACAGTGCGTCGCAGGACCGGGCGATCAACTCGATCGGCCGGGGCGCGCTGAACAACGCGCTGCTCGACGCGGCCGAGAAGGCGCCCGGGGTCTCGATCGTCTTCGAGCACCGGCTGGTGGCGCTGGACTCGCAGACCGGGGCGATGGGGTTCGAGACGCCGGGCGGGCTGGTCGAGGTGACGGCGGACGTCGTCCTCGGAGCGGACGGCGCGGGGTCCGCGGTGCGTGAGCAGTTGGTCGGCGACGGGTCGGTGGTGGACGACGTCGACTTCCTGGACTACGGGTACAAGGAGTTGTCGATCCCTTCGGCCGGTGGGGAGTTCGTGCTGGATCCGGGCGCACTGCACATCTGGCCGCGCGGGACGTCGATGATGATCGCGCTGCCGAACCCGGACAAGTCCTTCACCTGCACGCTGTTCTGGCCCGCCGGGTCGTTCGACGCGTTGACCACGCCGGCGCTGATCCTGGGGTACTTCGGCGAGCACTACCCGGATTTGTTGCCGGTGGCCCCCACGTTGGTGGACGACTACCTGAACAACCCGGTCGGTGTGCTCGGGACCGTGCACACCCATCCGTGGCAGGCGCACGGGCGGACGGCGCTGATCGGCGACGCCGCGCACGCGATCGTCCCGTTCTACGGCCAGGGCGCGAACTGCGCCTTCGAGGACGTCGTCGCGCTGGACCGCTGCCTGAACGAAACGAGCGGTTCCTGGGCGCGGGCCCTGCCGCTGTTCGAGGCCCGCCGCCGGGACAACACCGAGGCGATCGCCGAGATGGCCCTGGCCAACTTCGTCGAGATGCGCGACAAGGTCGCCTCGCCGGTCTTCCGCCTGACCAAGCAACTCGAGCACGCGGTCGAGCGCTTGCTGCCCGGGCACTACGTGTCACGCTACGAGCTGGTCAGCTTCAGCACCACGCCGTACGCCGAGGTGCGGCAACGCGTCCGGCGCCAGCATCAGCTGCTCGGCGTCGCGGTCGCTCTGGGAGTGGGCGCGGTGGGTGCGTTGGTCAGAGCGGCGGTGAGACGGCGGTGA